CCCGTGGCCCGGCCGTAGCCGAACGCCTCGAACCAGGCGTGCAGCTGCTCGTTGGTCATGGCCTCGCCGGCCTGGATGGTGCCGACGTTGCTCGACTCGGCGAGCACGCCCGCGGTGGTGAGCCGCTGCAGGGCGTGCGGGTGGGAGTCCTTGAACCGGGTGCCGCCGCGCGCGATCGTGTCGGCGACCTCGAAGCGGCTGTGGGGCGACACGACGCCCTCCTCCAGCGCGGCGGCGACCGTGATGACCTTCGAGGTGGACCCGGGCTCGAAGACCTCGCCGACGGCGCGGTTGCCGCGGTCGGCGGCGTCGGCGGCCGCGGGGTCGTTCGGGTCCATCGACGGCGCGTTGGCGAGCACGAGCAGCTCCCCGGTGCCGACCCGGCCGGCGACCGCGGTCGCCGACTGCGCCCCGGACGTGCTGACGACCTCGGCGAGGGCCTGCTCCGCGATGTACTGCAGGTCGCGGTCGAGGGTGAGCACGACGTCGGAGCCGTCGACCGGCTCCACGGTCTCGGTGACGCCGCCGGGGATCGGCCGGGCCGAGCGGCTCTCGCCGCTCACCTCGTATCGCAGCGTGCCGTCGGTGCCCGCGAGCTCGTCCTCGAGCAGCAGCTCCAGCCCGCCGAGGCCGTGGCCCTCGTCGCCGACGAAGCCCAGCAGCCCGCCCGCGACGGCACCGGAGGGGTACGTCCGGCGGCTCGCCTGCTCGCTGAACAGCCCGGTGATGCGCAGGGCGGCGACCTCGCGCCACACCTGCGGTTCCACGTCCTTGGCGACGTAGGCGAAGCGCCGGTCGCCGTCGAGTCGCTCGGTGAGGTCGGCGACGTCCGCTCCCAGCAGCGGCGCGAGCCGCGCGGCGGCCGCCCGCGGCCCGCCGAGGCGCGGGTCCTCGGGGTCGACGTAGTCGGCGACGAGCGTCTGGTCGACCGTGATGTGGCGCCGCTCGACGGTCGTGG
This DNA window, taken from Aquipuribacter sp. SD81, encodes the following:
- a CDS encoding peptidoglycan D,D-transpeptidase FtsI family protein encodes the protein PRPRAAGGPGSGGGAPVRPVRGPRPGPRPGRSAVRLRVVLLVVCVVASIYAGRLFEIQGVQSSVLAADALELRLRSTPLLAHRGDVVDRDGAVLATTVERRHITVDQTLVADYVDPEDPRLGGPRAAAARLAPLLGADVADLTERLDGDRRFAYVAKDVEPQVWREVAALRITGLFSEQASRRTYPSGAVAGGLLGFVGDEGHGLGGLELLLEDELAGTDGTLRYEVSGESRSARPIPGGVTETVEPVDGSDVVLTLDRDLQYIAEQALAEVVSTSGAQSATAVAGRVGTGELLVLANAPSMDPNDPAAADAADRGNRAVGEVFEPGSTSKVITVAAALEEGVVSPHSRFEVADTIARGGTRFKDSHPHALQRLTTAGVLAESSNVGTIQAGEAMTNEQLHAWFEAFGYGRATGLGLPGESPGLLADPADWSGSQRYTVMFGQGVSVNSVQIASVFQTIANGGVRVTPSVVAGTRDPDGTLVPRATGQAERVLSEETAAAMTTMLESAVSGETGTGSNAAVPGYRVAGKTGTAQRYDAKCGGYCGYTASFVGFAPAEDPQVFLAVMVQDPSRGKYGGQLAAPVFRTVMGAALASEGVPPSTGEPAPYDLTW